A part of Crassostrea angulata isolate pt1a10 chromosome 5, ASM2561291v2, whole genome shotgun sequence genomic DNA contains:
- the LOC128184942 gene encoding uncharacterized protein LOC128184942: MYITASAAFTYDTHIFYFSFIDQCVVCFKTVRHLQEALECDGCSKWQHRTCNSGISRQLYRDLRRRKEDFPFLCQPCRNFNISRNDSLPEPMEASNEILQSTVVEDRQDAPPTLVIPPMPEMDLGPEEEDSIYRPPEVLESFDISHRRAIDEEDLEPEEGSLQEDMDDTILDERPIQFEVLEKGNSFVRGPAQHCHPGDLKLPVLKKISSKAKEIARQQVFRQARDIVEKTVADQLVDDQRFLAPKSSNVKRYVNRHRAGFRPTEPSNLDFEIDMNFLGCPDFLLADISHDGARHLVFATDHQLGLLGNAKRWYIDGTFKIVPSFMKPNGQLLSIHAFVHKDGKSMQFPLVFALMSRRRKEDYVEVFRAIQDRLDSVAVEMMTADFEAGVWQAIRQVFPEVIIKGCAFHWTKAVWTKVQNLGLATTFRERETTHVFIKQLMALPFLPWNHVEDVFNAMTNRCPPHLEELVGYVKTQWMQNPVFPIRSWSVFDFKVRTNNDVEGWHRRMNVKAQGLSLPLYHLIPLLLREAELVKTRIAACDLERNVRQIVTTTQKKIEDAAARYMEDIITASHFLKVCGSIYAGVFDV, from the exons ATGTATATTACAGCGAGCGCAGCTTTTACTTATGACactcatatattttatttttcatttatagacCAGTGTGTAGTTTGTTTTAAGACAGTACGTCATCTCCAGGAAGCATTAGAGTGTGATGGGTGTTCGAAATGGCAACACAGAACATGCAATTCTG gcATTTCAAGACAACTTTACCGGGACCTCAGAAGGCGGAAAGAAGACTTCCCTTTTCTGTGCCAGCCCTGCAGAAATTTCAACATCAGCAGAAATGACAGTTTG CCTGAGCCAATGGAAGCGTCGAACGAGATTTTACAGTCAACTGTAGTAGAAGATCGGCAAGATGCTCCACCAACACTGGTGATACCACCAATGCCTGAGATGGACTTAGGG CCTGAAGAAGAAGATTCCATATACCGTCCTCCAGAGGTATTAGAGTCCTTTGATATTTCCCACAGACGGGCCATAGATGAAGAGGATTTGGAACCAGAAGAAGG gtCATTGCAAGAAGATATGGACGACACCATCCTAGACGAGAGGCCCATTCAATTTGAGGTGTTGGAGAAGGGAA ACTCCTTTGTTAGAGGTCCTGCCCAGCATTGCCATCCGGGAGATCTGAAACTTCCAGTGCTGAAGAAGATTTCTTCTAAG gCGAAGGAGATTGCCAGACAACAGGTGTTCAGACAGGCCCGGGACATCGTAGAGAAAACCGTCGCTGATCAGTTGGTTGATGACCAGAGGTTCCTCGCCCCAAAGTCATCAAACGTGAAGCGTTACGTCAATCGACACAGAGCTGGCTTCAGACCGACAGAGCCATCGAATCTGGATTTTGAG ATTGACATGAATTTCTTGGGCTGTCCTGACTTCTTGTTAGCTGACATCAGTCATGATGGTGCCAGGCATCTTGTCTTCGCCACGGATCACCAGCTTGGGTTACTTGGAAACGCCAAGAGATGGTACATTGATGGCACATTCAAG ATTGTTCCCAGCTTCATGAAACCCAACGGCCAGCTTCTCTCCATCCATGCCTTCGTTCACAAAGATGGGAAGTCGATGCAGTTCCCGTTGGTGTTTGCACTGATGTCTAGGCGACGCAAAGAAGATTATGTTGag gtCTTCAGGGCAATTCAGGATCGACTGGACAGTGTTGCTGTGGAGATGATGACAGCAGATTTTGAAGCAG GTGTATGGCAGGCCATTCGGCAGGTTTTTCCAGAAGTCATCATCAAGGGCTGTGCCTTCCACTGGACGAAGGCTGTTTGGACGAAGGTGCAGAACCTTGGGCTTGCGACAACCTTCAGGGAGAGGGAGACAACCCACGTCTTCATCAAACAGCTGATGGCATTGCCGTTCCTACCCTGGAATCATGTTGAGGACGTTTTCAACGCCATGACCAACAGATGTCCACCGCATCTAGAGGAGCTGGTAGGATACGTCAAGACTCAGTGGATGCAGAATCCAGTCTTCCCTATCCGATCCTGGAGCGTCTTTGACTTCAAAGTGAGAACCAACAACGATGTTGAAG GTTGGCATCGCAGGATGAACGTGAAGGCCCAAGGACTCTCTCTTCCTTTATATCACCTGATCCCCCTGCTGCTGAGGGAAGCAGAGTTGGTGAAGACAAGGATCGCCGCATGTGACCTGGAGAGGAACGTGAGGCAGATAGTGACAACCACGCAGAAGAAGATAGAAGATGCGGCAGCCAGATACATGGAGGACATCATCACCGCGTCCCATTTCCTGAAGGTCTGCGGATCTATTTACGCTGGTGTGTTTGACGTTTGA
- the LOC128185741 gene encoding perlucin-like, giving the protein MEKKLILLLTMVSFISGAWSAGCPNHWKRHGNSCYAFIQDVPEDFIEAGSFCERRNSKLVEIESADENTFLRTQITGTHPQEGYWIGLSDIVFEGDWLWTSSQSSPTYTDWSPTSPNNAGHHQDCAMFYAPESFHWNDHYCTVKAAFICEMEAQTEPVDVVG; this is encoded by the exons ATGGAGAAGAAactaattttacttttaaccatGGTTTCTTTCATATCAG GTGCTTGGTCTGCGGGATGTCCCAACCATTGGAAAAGGCACGGAAATTCTTGCTACGCCTTTATACAGGATGTTCCGGAAGATTTTATTGAGGCCGGA TCTTTCTGTGAAAGAAGAAATTCAAAGCTCGTAGAAATTGAATCTGCTGATGAAAATACCTTTCTGCGAACACAAATTACTGGTACACACCCACAAG AGGGTTATTGGATTGGGCTGTCAGACATCGTGTTTGAGGGGGACTGGCTATGGACCTCGTCACAGTCCTCTCCCACCTACACAGACTGGTCCCCCACTAGTCCGAACAATGCCGGACACCATCAAGATTGCGCCATGTTTTATGCACCAGAGAGTTTCCACTGGAATGACCATTACTGCACAGTCAAGGCAGCGTTCATCTGTGAGATGGA GGCACAAACGGAGCCAGTAGATGTCGTTGGATAA